One window of Terriglobales bacterium genomic DNA carries:
- a CDS encoding LamG domain-containing protein translates to MVTRIKLCAPVIFLTLAAIAIPIEILSRGHYSTVDLRIDPSHAFVNVLGFVPVGFVLGEFGILRALAAAALMSGLAETSQIVMMYRDPSVWDFITNVIGALLGAVMSAHWKIRSPSLKINRWTTLVAAAAALALVAEVWAQMGPDVSKRGATSPGTLEGYWKLDEKGGRVALDSSGHGLNGRSTTEPELASGPIGTSVVFDGRKEYIDVGRSTALRLAGSMTITAWINSSSFPYDDAAIISQLHSRSGYQLDTTIDKGAPTIGFKLSNACGHLMARYGATPLVTGTWYHVAGVYDAPKRALDVYLNGKLDNGPLVGPVTSTQRSSRGPVYLGRRSDLKGFEFAGLMRDVRIYSFALTKDEIAAVMRGEFVNGAAVGRSASNANEAGSSTQPCTVTSEDGDQWIPMMAASLGVLVAVSCVGLWPSASSVQYAFLSFVAGLLLLPVLVPNVPSFNLWLIPLVTFAGGVSVAVSIRRYADS, encoded by the coding sequence GTGGTGACTCGAATCAAATTGTGCGCTCCAGTGATATTCCTGACTCTCGCCGCAATCGCGATTCCCATCGAGATACTCTCGCGGGGGCATTATTCCACCGTAGACTTGCGAATCGATCCATCCCATGCCTTTGTGAATGTTCTCGGATTCGTTCCAGTGGGATTTGTACTTGGGGAATTTGGCATCCTCCGAGCTCTTGCCGCAGCAGCCTTGATGTCAGGCCTTGCGGAAACGAGCCAGATAGTAATGATGTACCGCGACCCGTCGGTCTGGGATTTTATCACGAACGTCATAGGAGCTTTGCTTGGCGCGGTCATGAGTGCGCATTGGAAGATTCGTTCACCCTCCTTAAAGATCAACCGATGGACGACATTAGTAGCTGCCGCAGCCGCTTTAGCGCTGGTGGCTGAGGTATGGGCCCAGATGGGGCCAGACGTTAGTAAGCGCGGAGCTACTTCCCCAGGTACGCTCGAAGGCTACTGGAAGCTGGACGAAAAGGGTGGTCGAGTAGCACTTGATTCCTCGGGACACGGTCTTAACGGGCGGTCCACCACCGAACCAGAGCTCGCTTCGGGCCCAATAGGGACTTCCGTTGTGTTCGACGGCAGGAAGGAATATATCGACGTTGGCCGCTCAACAGCGCTTCGGCTTGCCGGGAGCATGACAATCACTGCCTGGATCAACTCCTCTTCTTTTCCATATGATGACGCAGCGATCATCTCGCAGCTTCACTCTCGTTCTGGTTATCAGCTGGACACGACCATCGACAAAGGAGCGCCAACTATCGGATTCAAACTCAGCAACGCCTGCGGACATCTCATGGCGCGATACGGAGCCACCCCGCTCGTCACTGGCACTTGGTATCACGTGGCCGGAGTTTATGACGCCCCGAAGCGCGCGCTCGACGTTTACCTGAACGGGAAGCTAGACAACGGCCCCCTGGTTGGCCCGGTAACCAGCACTCAGCGCAGTTCCCGCGGGCCAGTTTACCTCGGTAGGCGGAGCGATTTGAAGGGCTTTGAATTCGCCGGCTTGATGCGCGACGTGCGGATCTACTCGTTTGCGCTCACGAAGGACGAAATCGCTGCTGTTATGCGGGGAGAGTTTGTTAATGGCGCAGCAGTTGGTCGCTCCGCAAGCAACGCGAACGAGGCAGGAAGTTCCACGCAGCCGTGCACAGTGACTTCCGAAGATGGTGACCAGTGGATTCCCATGATGGCGGCGAGTCTGGGTGTGCTTGTGGCGGTCTCCTGCGTCGGTCTGTGGCCGTCGGCCAGCTCAGTGCAGTATGCTTTTCTCAGCTTTGTAGCTGGCCTGCTTCTTCTGCCTGTGCTTGTTCCGAATGTTCCCTCGTTTAATTTGTGGCTGATTCCACTGGTAACGTTTGCCGGTGGCGTGTCTGTGGCTGTCTCGATACGTCGCTACGCGGACTCCTAA
- a CDS encoding enoyl-CoA hydratase/isomerase family protein has product MSRFRRRQRRPHAKPSQKDQPQFNPKKRSDIMSQAGVTQQRTEPSQFNADRTHPGRWTITFSNPPINMFFPTTIVELRALMTDLEADPSVKVVVFQSANPDFFIAHLDVAKAAERPEMLGLWRDFVLRLSSAPIVSIAKIRGRTRGIGNEFVLACDMRFASRKSALFGNPEVGVGLVPGGGALEWLPRLVGRSRALEIVLSGDDFDADIAERYGWVNRTLDDDHLDSFVDALVRRLASFDRETLAAAKAQVNRFGMPTAAELQSSNDLFFPLLALPGAQARRAKIRGIGYGVRSDFELNFGRYLPAFGRTDDDATDVGANL; this is encoded by the coding sequence ATGTCGCGCTTCCGTCGACGACAGAGAAGGCCGCACGCCAAGCCTTCGCAAAAAGACCAACCTCAATTCAATCCAAAAAAAAGGAGCGATATCATGAGCCAAGCAGGAGTTACGCAACAACGCACCGAGCCTTCGCAGTTCAACGCCGACCGCACCCATCCGGGCCGGTGGACGATCACCTTCAGCAACCCGCCGATCAACATGTTTTTTCCCACAACGATCGTCGAATTGCGAGCGCTAATGACCGACCTCGAGGCGGACCCGTCCGTGAAGGTCGTAGTGTTCCAGTCGGCGAATCCCGATTTTTTCATCGCTCATCTCGACGTAGCCAAGGCAGCGGAACGGCCAGAGATGCTGGGCCTTTGGCGCGACTTTGTGCTGCGCCTCTCGTCCGCGCCAATCGTGAGCATCGCCAAAATTCGCGGCCGCACGCGCGGCATCGGTAACGAGTTCGTGCTGGCCTGCGACATGCGCTTTGCCAGCCGGAAAAGCGCCCTATTCGGCAACCCCGAAGTCGGCGTCGGACTGGTCCCGGGCGGTGGAGCGCTGGAATGGCTCCCGCGCTTGGTCGGCCGTTCGCGCGCACTTGAGATCGTCCTCAGCGGCGACGATTTCGATGCCGATATCGCCGAGCGCTATGGCTGGGTGAACCGCACGCTGGACGACGACCACCTCGACTCGTTTGTCGATGCACTCGTCCGGCGTCTGGCCTCGTTCGACCGTGAAACGCTGGCCGCGGCGAAGGCCCAGGTCAATCGGTTCGGGATGCCGACAGCTGCCGAGCTTCAGTCGAGCAACGACTTGTTCTTCCCATTGCTGGCCTTGCCAGGTGCGCAGGCGCGCCGTGCCAAGATCCGAGGTATCGGTTACGGTGTTCGGAGCGACTTCGAATTGAACTTCGGCCGGTACCTCCCTGCGTTCGGGCGGACGGACGACGATGCCACGGACGTAGGGGCGAATCTTTAG
- a CDS encoding epoxide hydrolase, whose protein sequence is MTQTSATQRSSEQADAIRTFQVSVPDAELAELRRRINATKWPERETVADATQGVQLATMQNLARYWGTDYDWRKCEAKLNALPQFITEIDGLDIHFIHVRSKHPNALPLVVTHGWPGSVVEQLKIIDPLTNPTAHGGSASDAFDVVVPSMPGYGYSGRPTAPGWDPAHIARAWTVLMKRLGYNKFVAQGGDWGAVITELMGAQAPPELLGIHTNMPNVIPVDIDKAAFSGAPAPAGLSADEKVAYERLSFVYAKGIGYGFQMGLRPQTLYGIADSPVGLAAYFLDHDARSYELIARVFNGQSEGLTRDDILDNVTITWLTNTALSGARLYWENKGASFFAVKGVDPAIPVAVSVFPDELYPAPRSWAERAYPKLIHYNKLPKGGHFAAWEQPKLFSEELRAGFRSLR, encoded by the coding sequence ATGACCCAAACCAGTGCTACGCAACGAAGCAGCGAGCAGGCAGATGCGATTCGTACGTTTCAGGTGAGTGTTCCGGATGCGGAACTCGCCGAATTGCGCAGGCGCATCAACGCGACGAAGTGGCCTGAGCGGGAAACCGTCGCGGATGCCACACAAGGCGTGCAGCTCGCGACTATGCAGAACCTCGCGCGCTATTGGGGGACGGATTACGATTGGCGCAAGTGCGAGGCGAAACTGAACGCCCTGCCGCAGTTCATCACCGAGATCGATGGGCTGGATATCCATTTCATTCACGTCCGTTCGAAGCATCCCAATGCGCTGCCGCTGGTCGTCACGCACGGCTGGCCAGGGTCGGTCGTCGAGCAGTTGAAGATCATCGATCCGCTGACCAACCCGACAGCGCATGGCGGCAGCGCATCTGACGCTTTCGATGTGGTGGTCCCGTCGATGCCCGGCTACGGATACTCAGGCAGGCCAACCGCCCCCGGGTGGGACCCCGCCCACATTGCACGAGCCTGGACCGTGCTGATGAAGCGCCTCGGCTACAACAAATTTGTGGCGCAGGGTGGCGATTGGGGTGCGGTCATCACCGAGCTGATGGGCGCGCAGGCGCCACCGGAATTGTTGGGCATTCACACCAACATGCCTAACGTGATTCCGGTCGACATCGACAAGGCAGCCTTTTCCGGGGCGCCGGCACCGGCAGGTCTCTCCGCTGACGAGAAGGTCGCTTATGAGCGACTGAGCTTCGTCTATGCAAAGGGCATCGGCTATGGCTTCCAGATGGGGCTGCGACCGCAGACGCTGTACGGAATCGCGGATTCACCCGTCGGCCTGGCGGCTTATTTCCTTGATCACGACGCGCGCAGCTATGAGCTCATCGCGCGCGTCTTTAACGGACAGTCTGAGGGCCTCACGCGGGACGACATCCTCGACAATGTCACGATCACCTGGTTGACCAACACCGCGCTTTCTGGCGCCCGTCTCTATTGGGAGAACAAGGGGGCGTCGTTCTTCGCTGTCAAGGGCGTCGACCCCGCCATCCCGGTTGCCGTGAGCGTCTTCCCTGACGAACTCTATCCAGCTCCACGGAGCTGGGCGGAGCGGGCATATCCCAAACTGATCCATTACAACAAGCTCCCCAAGGGAGGTCACTTCGCCGCATGGGAGCAACCGAAACTCTTCTCCGAAGAGCTTCGCGCAGGATTCCGGTCATTGCGCTAG
- a CDS encoding nucleoside hydrolase produces the protein MQPQFLIDTDTASDDAVALIMALRSPDIRVLALTIVAGNVSVQQAARNALYTAELCGSNVPVFVGAGKPLQREHQSADWFHGRDGLGDHGYPAPHRAPEKLNAAEAIVSTIEANPGLVLVTLGPLTNIALALQRRPGIAAKVSRCVIMGGAPCCEGNVTPAAEYNIWCDPEAARIVLRSGLPVELVGWHLCRGEAALNLNDIERVLSLDNPIARFAIECNSRAQEAYFEQTGEHGISLPDPICMSIALDPSIVTEQTENYVDVETSSELTRGMTVVDRLNVAANDRNKSVWASVLNKGIKAKVIWTIDIVRWKLALFHALR, from the coding sequence ATCCGCGTCCTCGCACTTACCATCGTCGCGGGCAACGTCAGCGTGCAACAGGCCGCGCGCAATGCTTTGTACACGGCGGAACTTTGCGGCTCGAATGTTCCCGTTTTCGTCGGCGCAGGGAAACCGCTTCAGCGCGAACACCAAAGCGCGGATTGGTTTCACGGCCGCGACGGCTTGGGCGACCACGGTTATCCTGCCCCGCACCGTGCTCCGGAAAAGCTAAACGCTGCCGAAGCCATCGTCTCCACAATAGAAGCGAATCCCGGCCTGGTTCTTGTCACTCTGGGTCCGCTCACCAACATCGCCTTGGCGTTGCAGCGCAGGCCCGGCATCGCCGCAAAAGTCAGCCGCTGCGTCATCATGGGCGGCGCGCCGTGCTGCGAAGGCAACGTCACGCCCGCCGCCGAGTACAACATCTGGTGCGATCCCGAAGCAGCGCGCATTGTGCTTCGCAGCGGCCTTCCCGTGGAACTGGTCGGCTGGCATCTTTGCCGCGGCGAGGCCGCGCTCAACCTGAATGACATCGAGCGCGTTCTCAGCCTCGACAATCCGATCGCGCGCTTCGCCATCGAGTGCAACAGCCGCGCCCAGGAAGCGTACTTCGAGCAAACCGGCGAGCACGGTATTTCTTTACCCGATCCGATTTGCATGTCCATCGCGCTCGATCCTTCGATTGTCACCGAACAAACGGAGAATTACGTCGACGTGGAGACTTCCAGCGAACTCACCCGCGGCATGACCGTGGTCGACCGTCTGAATGTTGCCGCCAACGACCGCAACAAGTCCGTCTGGGCGTCCGTCCTGAACAAAGGCATCAAAGCCAAAGTGATTTGGACCATCGACATCGTCCGCTGGAAGCTCGCGCTTTTCCACGCCCTGCGCTAG